A single genomic interval of Pontibacter deserti harbors:
- a CDS encoding glycerophosphodiester phosphodiesterase family protein produces the protein MATEPKYIQVHGHRGCRGLLPENTIPAFLRAAALGVDALELDVVITGDAQVLVSHEPWFASEYCLKPDGSGITPAEETELNIFRLPYSAIKQYDCGSKPHPRFPDQQNKPAYKPLLTDVIDSVTTFCQERSIKCPYFNIEIKSTVPSDNLFHPEPEVFTELLLDVLAKYNLTDKVMVQSFDVRPLQVLHRLKTNVKLGLLTEDDTPAEKRLEQLGFIPYAYNPNYSLVSPDLIKLLHAKSIKCFVWTVNGEDIVQKMLAFGVDGIITDYPEMVLNQVKSSYISTKTS, from the coding sequence TTGGCTACAGAACCGAAGTACATTCAGGTGCATGGGCATAGGGGGTGCCGTGGCTTATTACCAGAGAATACCATACCTGCCTTTTTAAGAGCAGCAGCGCTAGGTGTAGACGCGCTTGAACTGGATGTAGTAATAACCGGAGATGCGCAGGTGCTGGTGTCGCATGAGCCTTGGTTTGCCTCAGAATACTGCCTGAAACCTGATGGCTCAGGTATAACGCCAGCTGAAGAGACCGAACTTAATATTTTCAGACTTCCTTACTCAGCTATAAAACAATACGACTGCGGGTCAAAACCACATCCACGCTTTCCAGATCAGCAAAATAAGCCTGCTTATAAACCGTTGTTAACCGATGTAATAGATTCTGTAACTACTTTCTGCCAGGAGCGAAGCATAAAGTGTCCTTACTTTAACATCGAGATCAAATCAACTGTACCAAGTGATAACCTGTTTCACCCGGAGCCGGAAGTGTTTACAGAGTTGCTACTTGATGTGCTGGCAAAGTATAACCTTACAGATAAAGTGATGGTGCAGTCGTTTGATGTGCGCCCATTGCAGGTGCTGCACCGGCTCAAAACAAATGTAAAGCTTGGCCTGTTAACGGAAGATGATACCCCGGCAGAAAAACGTTTGGAGCAGCTTGGTTTTATACCGTATGCCTATAATCCAAACTATAGCTTAGTGTCACCTGACCTGATAAAGCTGCTGCATGCAAAAAGTATAAAATGCTTTGTCTGGACCGTAAACGGTGAAGATATAGTGCAAAAGATGCTGGCCTTCGGAGTGGATGGCATTATTACAGATTATCCTGAGATGGTGCTTAATCAAGTAAAAAGCTCCTACATCTCAACAAAAACTTCATAA
- a CDS encoding fasciclin domain-containing protein, whose translation MRPSNFSFLFTLFAFLFTNINLQAQDLASAETARTTMIEHIMKGRPVLVNLLTTAGLVPALSGDSPYTLFAPPESELKALQNEPADRIRMVMAGHIVKGKYNEKDLKDGAKLEALNGETITICHKKSTLVNGVSIAKPDTELKNGVIHGISSTLAY comes from the coding sequence ATGCGCCCCTCTAACTTTTCATTCTTATTCACCCTGTTTGCCTTTCTGTTTACAAATATAAACTTACAGGCTCAGGACCTGGCCTCCGCCGAAACAGCCCGCACTACCATGATCGAACACATCATGAAAGGCAGGCCTGTATTAGTAAACCTGTTGACTACGGCTGGCCTGGTACCGGCACTTTCCGGCGATTCGCCTTACACTTTGTTTGCTCCCCCTGAGTCAGAACTGAAAGCTTTACAAAACGAACCTGCCGATAGAATACGAATGGTAATGGCCGGCCATATTGTAAAAGGAAAGTATAATGAAAAAGACCTGAAAGACGGCGCCAAACTGGAAGCTCTGAACGGTGAAACCATAACCATTTGCCACAAGAAAAGCACTTTGGTAAACGGAGTAAGCATTGCAAAACCCGACACTGAACTTAAGAACGGGGTTATTCACGGGATAAGCAGCACATTAGCGTATTAA
- a CDS encoding magnesium citrate secondary transporter: protein MRTFAHSLFILCLVLFCLNQLLEWQHLYITPLYQYLDDILCMPLVLTITLATERLYFNNYSFVLPLRYILGAVLLFSICFEVLLPRLSIVYTSDVLDVLSYTLGAVVFHLAINKPLEPAAIHS from the coding sequence ATGAGAACCTTTGCTCATTCGTTGTTTATACTTTGCCTGGTGCTATTCTGCCTGAACCAGCTGCTCGAGTGGCAACACCTCTACATTACGCCCCTGTACCAATACCTGGATGATATACTGTGCATGCCACTGGTGCTGACAATAACGCTGGCAACAGAACGATTATACTTCAACAACTATAGCTTTGTGCTGCCGCTAAGGTATATATTAGGTGCTGTGCTGTTATTTAGTATTTGCTTTGAAGTACTGCTGCCCCGGCTTTCCATAGTTTATACTTCTGATGTACTGGATGTACTTTCCTATACTTTAGGAGCAGTTGTATTTCATCTCGCAATTAATAAGCCGTTAGAACCTGCCGCTATTCACAGCTGA
- a CDS encoding rhomboid family intramembrane serine protease gives MSVTLILIIITVGISWYAFSKHDLMEKWIFYPYTVNRDNSWYRFLTSGFLHADFSHLFFNMFTLYFFGSNVEYTFKSGFGEVPGILIFLLIYIGGIIVSDIPTYIKHRHDPGYRALGASGGVAAVVFSSILFYPTQDICLYAILCIPGFILGILYLMYSYFSGKRMGDNINHDAHFYGALYGFIISLAIVPQAGPLFIEQIATWKLFG, from the coding sequence ATGAGCGTTACCCTTATATTAATCATCATCACTGTCGGGATTTCATGGTATGCGTTCAGCAAACACGACCTGATGGAAAAGTGGATATTTTACCCGTACACTGTAAACCGGGATAATTCATGGTATCGCTTTCTTACGTCAGGATTTCTTCACGCTGATTTTTCGCACCTGTTCTTTAACATGTTTACGCTATACTTCTTCGGGAGCAATGTAGAATATACTTTTAAATCAGGTTTTGGCGAGGTTCCGGGCATCCTGATCTTTCTGCTGATCTATATTGGTGGTATTATAGTTTCTGATATTCCTACTTACATTAAGCACCGCCACGACCCGGGTTACAGAGCTTTAGGAGCATCGGGTGGGGTAGCTGCGGTAGTTTTCTCAAGCATCTTGTTCTATCCTACACAGGACATCTGCTTATATGCTATACTTTGTATTCCTGGCTTTATACTTGGTATCCTATACCTCATGTATTCTTACTTTTCAGGCAAACGCATGGGTGATAACATTAATCACGATGCACACTTTTATGGTGCCTTGTATGGCTTCATCATAAGTTTAGCTATCGTGCCACAGGCTGGCCCCCTGTTTATTGAACAGATTGCCACCTGGAAGTTATTCGGGTAG
- a CDS encoding energy transducer TonB — translation MKTIYTLLTATLVLVVAHYASAQTKTVDYYNKRGIKLSSAEGAYYFEHTEANSTGGGTRTRFLKQDSTKVSLFTYSSFKGDSTKAILDGTYSLWHNNGKLSEKGNHKNNKFDGKVSTWFENGQLSYEKFYVNGKLQDTLKGYYEDGTVRRVEVYKEGEMVEGNVFSKEGADLPYFPAMVMPEFPGGEQAMMAYISQNIKYPKKAIRNDISGLVVVSFIVEKDGYIKTPEVIRSVSNDLDAEAIRVIQAMPRWKPGLNENNPVPVRFNLPVRFAFGDER, via the coding sequence ATGAAAACAATCTATACTTTACTAACTGCCACGCTTGTACTTGTTGTGGCTCATTATGCTTCGGCTCAGACTAAAACAGTTGACTACTATAACAAGAGAGGTATTAAGCTATCATCTGCTGAGGGGGCATATTACTTTGAGCATACTGAAGCAAATAGCACTGGTGGGGGAACCCGAACACGCTTCCTGAAACAAGACAGCACAAAGGTGTCTCTTTTTACTTACAGCAGTTTTAAAGGAGACAGTACCAAAGCAATTTTAGATGGCACCTATAGCCTATGGCACAACAACGGTAAACTATCTGAAAAGGGAAACCATAAGAACAATAAATTTGATGGTAAAGTGAGTACGTGGTTTGAGAACGGGCAACTATCTTATGAGAAATTTTATGTTAACGGTAAGTTACAGGATACGCTCAAAGGCTATTATGAAGATGGCACAGTCAGGAGGGTAGAAGTATATAAGGAAGGTGAAATGGTGGAAGGCAACGTGTTCTCAAAAGAAGGAGCAGATCTGCCTTACTTTCCAGCAATGGTAATGCCTGAATTTCCCGGAGGTGAGCAGGCCATGATGGCATATATTTCTCAAAACATAAAGTATCCGAAGAAAGCAATAAGAAATGATATAAGCGGTTTAGTGGTGGTCTCTTTTATAGTTGAGAAAGATGGCTACATAAAAACACCTGAAGTTATAAGAAGTGTAAGTAATGATTTGGATGCGGAGGCGATTCGTGTTATACAAGCTATGCCTCGCTGGAAACCTGGGTTAAATGAAAATAATCCCGTTCCTGTTCGTTTTAATTTGCCTGTACGTTTTGCTTTTGGGGATGAACGATAA
- a CDS encoding zinc ribbon domain-containing protein produces MTDTTPDIIACPSCGAKLPAGTKVCPVCGNAISTRKWYRLKGLNPAEIFLMILGALMLLIGLVAV; encoded by the coding sequence TTGACAGATACAACACCAGATATTATTGCCTGCCCAAGCTGTGGCGCTAAATTACCTGCCGGAACAAAAGTATGTCCGGTATGTGGTAATGCTATATCCACCCGGAAATGGTACAGACTTAAAGGACTTAATCCTGCCGAAATTTTTCTGATGATACTGGGCGCGCTGATGCTGCTGATAGGGCTGGTGGCTGTGTAG
- a CDS encoding rhomboid family intramembrane serine protease produces MENRYTAEVAILGTEELLGLLQAREEYEPEIILAVIAELQIRQVQVPDLEELKEQTQAAYKNSLELENQSQSSSGKTSDMFQVFVPQRGYFVTPVLLNLNLLVFVVMLLLGLNFMNPEAGQLFAIGGNYGPYTLSGQWWRLFTSTFLHGGIIHLLLNMMALVSVGRQLEQMIGRTPFLVSYILCGLAGSLLSVWWDGTRVSVGASGAIFGMFGLLLLLMALERKLTWKEKKAMLGNLVLVIGINLGYGMKGGIDNAAHAGGLIAGSILGAVLMLRSNRVISANYSLVGTSAMAGAGLVLLSILYTVIPFTGQKRYLYTMDQVAQKEAVAMQTLQKLSEAGEEAKAAVFAPQLETGVKLWDESETLLEAIDDVEGTGKDRVLVMLDYVRLRKISFQMLHDDLKQNRPLLNPKQQQVLEAINDYATTLQQGKESEEIANRNQVIDVDMPEVILKGDESESPEGNLSNDYGQMKVLVVIDGIKVGYKTADEEPAQLAGLDETKIENITVLKGKQARDAYGEEGANGVIEITTKQ; encoded by the coding sequence ATGGAAAATAGGTACACTGCCGAGGTAGCTATACTTGGCACAGAAGAGCTGTTAGGCCTGCTGCAGGCCCGTGAGGAATATGAGCCGGAAATTATACTTGCTGTAATAGCGGAACTGCAAATCCGGCAAGTACAGGTACCTGATCTGGAAGAACTAAAAGAGCAAACGCAGGCAGCCTATAAAAACAGTTTGGAGCTGGAAAACCAATCACAAAGTTCTTCTGGTAAAACGAGTGATATGTTTCAGGTATTTGTGCCACAGCGCGGGTATTTTGTTACGCCTGTTCTGCTTAATCTTAACCTGCTGGTATTTGTAGTTATGTTGCTGCTGGGTTTAAACTTTATGAACCCGGAGGCAGGTCAGCTTTTTGCAATAGGTGGCAACTACGGACCTTATACTTTATCAGGGCAATGGTGGCGCTTGTTTACCAGCACTTTTCTACACGGTGGTATCATACACCTGCTTTTAAATATGATGGCACTGGTGAGTGTAGGCCGGCAGCTGGAACAAATGATTGGCCGCACTCCCTTCCTGGTATCCTACATACTTTGTGGGCTAGCCGGTAGCTTGTTAAGTGTGTGGTGGGATGGCACAAGAGTCAGTGTTGGAGCATCGGGGGCTATATTCGGTATGTTTGGTTTGCTGCTGTTGCTGATGGCGCTGGAGCGTAAACTAACCTGGAAAGAGAAGAAAGCAATGCTGGGAAACCTGGTGCTGGTAATAGGTATAAACTTAGGCTACGGCATGAAAGGCGGTATCGATAATGCAGCACACGCCGGGGGCCTGATAGCAGGAAGCATACTTGGCGCTGTTCTGATGCTTCGCTCCAATCGTGTTATCTCAGCAAATTATAGTTTAGTTGGTACCTCCGCGATGGCAGGTGCCGGGTTAGTGCTACTCTCTATACTTTATACAGTTATTCCGTTTACCGGGCAAAAGCGTTACCTGTACACCATGGATCAGGTAGCACAAAAAGAAGCCGTGGCCATGCAAACGCTTCAGAAACTTTCAGAAGCAGGAGAAGAAGCCAAAGCAGCAGTATTTGCGCCGCAACTGGAAACAGGCGTAAAACTATGGGATGAAAGCGAAACATTACTGGAAGCCATAGACGATGTGGAAGGAACTGGGAAAGACCGGGTGCTGGTAATGTTGGATTACGTGCGTCTGCGCAAAATATCGTTCCAGATGCTGCACGACGATCTGAAACAGAACCGCCCGCTGCTAAACCCGAAACAACAGCAGGTATTAGAGGCAATTAATGATTATGCAACTACTTTACAGCAAGGCAAAGAAAGCGAAGAAATAGCCAACAGAAACCAGGTTATTGATGTTGACATGCCGGAGGTAATACTGAAAGGAGACGAATCTGAAAGTCCTGAAGGCAACCTGAGTAATGATTATGGCCAAATGAAAGTACTTGTAGTGATTGATGGTATAAAAGTAGGATATAAAACGGCTGATGAAGAACCTGCGCAGTTAGCAGGTTTAGATGAAACCAAAATAGAAAACATAACAGTTTTAAAAGGAAAGCAGGCCAGAGATGCTTACGGAGAAGAAGGGGCCAATGGAGTAATTGAGATCACGACCAAGCAATAA
- a CDS encoding head GIN domain-containing protein, with protein sequence MKNLTSYSFTLVTLILSFLLVSGTTFAQQIKGNGNLQTQSRKVADFSGIKVSGGFYVEVQQGSKEELRIEAEENLMDNIKSEVKDGVLHIYSEGNINSKKGMKAYVTVNELNKINISGGVKVVGKSTFKASTFDLDMSGGSNVTLAIDAKKLDADMSGASKVDLTGRADDVAFDMSGASDVDARELKAKRVKVGASGASNVKVNASETLSINASGASHVSYAGSPKIEAESTAASKISKL encoded by the coding sequence ATGAAGAACCTTACATCTTACTCGTTTACACTCGTTACGCTAATATTATCTTTCCTGCTGGTGAGTGGCACTACTTTTGCGCAACAAATTAAAGGTAACGGTAACCTGCAAACTCAATCCCGAAAAGTAGCTGATTTCAGCGGTATAAAAGTAAGCGGCGGATTTTATGTAGAAGTACAGCAGGGAAGCAAAGAGGAGCTGCGCATAGAAGCAGAAGAAAACCTGATGGACAACATCAAATCTGAAGTGAAGGATGGTGTGCTGCATATTTACAGCGAAGGAAATATAAATTCCAAGAAGGGAATGAAAGCTTATGTTACTGTAAACGAACTGAATAAAATAAACATAAGCGGTGGCGTGAAAGTGGTAGGCAAATCTACTTTTAAGGCCAGCACTTTTGACCTGGATATGAGCGGCGGCTCTAATGTAACATTGGCTATAGATGCTAAAAAACTGGATGCCGATATGAGTGGCGCCAGCAAAGTAGACCTTACAGGCCGTGCCGATGATGTAGCTTTTGATATGTCTGGAGCATCGGATGTTGATGCACGTGAGCTAAAAGCCAAGCGTGTAAAAGTGGGTGCCAGCGGTGCCAGCAATGTAAAAGTTAATGCTTCTGAAACTTTAAGTATAAATGCATCTGGTGCGTCGCATGTATCTTATGCAGGATCGCCTAAAATTGAGGCTGAAAGTACAGCAGCAAGCAAAATTTCTAAACTGTAA
- a CDS encoding HAD family hydrolase has protein sequence MHKYVIFDMDGVLVDSEPIHMELERTLFKQLNIVVPVTLHETFVGMAPRKVWETLKQEYNLPHTIEELLKIEKDVKFSELQTRQIHCIPAVDALLAALKSDGYKLSVASSSPRNIICLVLEKLNFRHYFDHIVSSEDVTDGKPAPDIFLEVAQRYGVPAEQFIVVEDSHNGVRGAKAAGMKCIGYKSEHSGNQDLTLADLITESFHTLGIEDFEKIHRNGSFTS, from the coding sequence ATGCATAAATATGTGATCTTTGATATGGATGGCGTGCTGGTAGACAGCGAGCCGATTCATATGGAACTGGAGAGGACTCTTTTCAAGCAGCTTAACATTGTTGTTCCTGTTACCCTACACGAAACTTTTGTGGGCATGGCTCCCCGCAAAGTATGGGAAACCCTGAAGCAGGAATACAATCTGCCACATACTATAGAAGAACTTCTGAAGATAGAAAAGGACGTAAAGTTCAGTGAACTGCAGACCCGCCAGATCCATTGTATTCCAGCTGTCGATGCCTTATTGGCTGCTCTGAAGTCTGATGGATATAAATTGTCGGTAGCTTCTTCCTCTCCCCGTAACATCATTTGCTTAGTACTGGAGAAGCTTAACTTCCGGCATTATTTTGACCACATTGTGAGTAGCGAGGACGTGACAGACGGGAAGCCTGCTCCGGATATTTTTCTGGAAGTAGCACAACGTTATGGTGTGCCAGCCGAACAGTTTATAGTTGTAGAAGACAGCCACAACGGTGTGAGAGGTGCCAAAGCTGCCGGCATGAAATGCATTGGCTACAAATCAGAGCATTCGGGTAACCAGGACCTGACACTAGCAGATCTTATAACAGAGAGCTTCCATACATTGGGTATTGAAGATTTCGAGAAGATTCACCGCAACGGATCTTTTACGTCCTGA
- a CDS encoding ABC transporter ATP-binding protein has protein sequence MKLFRDRPAAAPKAADDKKTFKEQVGALKNLPKFFRLIWETSPAMTIGNLVLRLIKSALPLSMLYIGKLIIDEVIRLIDVTGDRDLSYLWMLVAAELGLAILSDLINRGITLLDSLLGDLFSNKTSIALIEHAATLDLTQFEDATFYDKLERARRQTVTRVVLMSQVLSQLQDIVTIGFLAVGLVAFNPWLILILLIAVIPSFLGETHFNERTYSLSRSWTPERRELDYLRYIGASDETAKEIKTFNLSGFLAERFKLLSDKYYLLNKSLIIKRAVWGSILSALGTLAYYGAYIFILAQTVTGAITVGSLTFLAGSFSNMRGLLQGIMTRFSQIAESALYLQDLFDFLELRPQITPPTNPLPVPRPIQHGFTFEGVGFKYQNSERWAVRNLSFHLRAGEKLALVGENGAGKTTLVKLLARLYEPTEGRILLDGVDLREYDLNDLRHQVGIIFQDYVRFQMSASDNIAIGQISNIRDKERIQGSAQKSLADPVIQRLPDKYDQVLGKRFNKGVELSGGEWQKVALARAYMRDAQLLILDEPTSALDARAEHEVFLRFSELIEGKTAVLISHRFSTVRMADRILFLEQGQLKELGSHEELLAQNGKYAELFKLQAKGYL, from the coding sequence ATGAAGCTATTTAGAGACAGACCTGCCGCTGCACCCAAGGCGGCTGACGATAAAAAGACATTTAAAGAACAGGTAGGCGCGCTTAAGAACCTGCCCAAGTTTTTCAGGCTGATCTGGGAGACCAGCCCTGCCATGACCATTGGTAACCTGGTGCTGCGCCTTATAAAATCAGCTTTGCCGCTCTCAATGCTATACATAGGTAAGCTGATCATAGATGAAGTGATCCGGCTGATTGATGTGACCGGCGACCGCGATCTTTCTTATTTATGGATGTTGGTAGCTGCAGAACTGGGCCTTGCTATACTTTCGGACCTGATAAACCGGGGCATTACGTTACTGGATAGTTTGCTGGGCGACCTGTTCTCCAACAAAACTTCGATAGCGCTTATAGAGCACGCAGCTACCTTGGACCTGACCCAATTTGAAGATGCCACTTTTTACGACAAGCTGGAGCGCGCCCGCCGGCAAACTGTAACGCGTGTGGTACTGATGTCGCAGGTGCTGTCGCAGTTGCAGGATATAGTTACGATTGGCTTTCTGGCAGTTGGTTTGGTGGCATTTAACCCATGGCTTATCCTTATACTTCTGATTGCGGTAATTCCTTCTTTTCTCGGCGAAACGCACTTTAATGAGCGTACTTATTCCCTATCCCGCTCCTGGACTCCCGAACGCCGCGAACTGGATTACCTCCGTTACATCGGTGCTTCCGACGAGACAGCCAAAGAGATCAAAACCTTTAACCTTTCCGGTTTCCTGGCCGAACGCTTTAAACTACTTTCAGACAAATATTACCTGCTCAACAAAAGCCTGATCATTAAACGAGCCGTGTGGGGAAGTATACTTTCAGCTTTAGGTACGCTCGCTTATTATGGTGCTTACATTTTTATACTTGCCCAAACCGTAACAGGTGCCATAACAGTAGGTAGCCTTACCTTTCTGGCGGGTTCGTTCAGTAATATGCGTGGGCTGCTACAAGGTATCATGACGCGTTTCTCCCAGATTGCCGAGAGTGCCTTATACTTACAGGATCTGTTTGATTTCCTGGAGCTGCGGCCGCAGATTACGCCACCCACTAACCCTTTGCCAGTACCGCGACCTATACAGCATGGCTTTACGTTTGAGGGTGTTGGCTTTAAGTACCAGAACAGTGAGCGTTGGGCAGTACGTAACCTGAGTTTCCATTTGCGGGCCGGCGAAAAACTGGCATTGGTAGGTGAGAACGGTGCCGGAAAAACTACCCTCGTAAAGCTGTTGGCAAGATTGTATGAGCCTACTGAGGGCCGTATACTTTTAGATGGTGTAGACTTGCGCGAGTATGACCTGAACGACCTGCGTCACCAGGTGGGTATAATTTTCCAGGATTATGTGCGCTTCCAGATGTCGGCTTCCGACAACATTGCCATTGGCCAGATCAGCAACATCCGCGACAAAGAACGCATACAAGGTTCGGCACAAAAAAGCCTGGCCGACCCGGTAATCCAGCGCCTGCCCGATAAGTACGATCAGGTGCTCGGTAAGCGCTTTAACAAAGGTGTGGAGCTATCAGGTGGCGAGTGGCAGAAAGTAGCGCTGGCGCGTGCTTATATGCGCGATGCGCAGCTGCTTATACTTGATGAGCCAACCTCTGCCCTGGATGCCCGTGCCGAACACGAAGTTTTCTTACGGTTTTCGGAACTGATAGAAGGCAAAACGGCTGTACTTATCTCCCACCGCTTTTCTACGGTACGTATGGCTGACAGAATTTTATTTTTGGAGCAAGGACAGCTAAAAGAGTTAGGCTCTCATGAAGAATTACTGGCGCAAAATGGAAAGTATGCTGAGTTGTTTAAACTACAGGCGAAAGGCTATCTTTAA